The Fervidobacterium pennivorans DNA segment ATCGAACCAAAATCATTAGTTACTACATAATTTGCAAAGTTTATAGCATCTGGTCCTTCACACAAAAATTCTCCCATGTGAGACACATCAAACATTCCAACTTCTTTTCTTACCATGTTTACCTCAGCAACGATTCCCTCGTATTGCAACGGCATGTAATAGCCTGCAAATTCTACCATCTTTGCTCCTAACTTTACGTGGTCTTCATAGAGTGGTGTGTATTTCACCTTGGTTCCCTCCTTTTGAATTAGATTACAAGCTTCTTCGTAGTACTCCTCAGGCACTAATACCTCGCATTGAGCACTACTTCCAAAAATTGGATGCACGAAAACATCCGTTTTTTGGACAATTACCGGAATACCATATGCCTCTAAAAACTTCTCGACAAGTTTCGCTTCTACTTCTCCTATTGTACTTTTGATTATTTTCCACATGACTTATACCATCTCCAAAACAGATTTAATCTTCTCTTCAAAATCTATTTTATTTTGCAATTGCAAGTTTTTCAAAACACCTTTATTCTTCCCAGTAACGTTTAGGAACGATTTTTAAGTGTGAAGCGTCTTTTTTGTATCGTCCCACCTTCGCACACGGTCTTCCGTTAACTTCCACAATGTCTGCGGTTATATCTATTTTCTTCTTCAAAAGTTTCGAACCAACCCCATAGACATCCACAGGAACTCCTAATGACTCGAAGAGTTTTATTTTTTCCTCGTCGAACCCGCCCGAAACAACTATCTTCAAATCCTTTAACCCAACCCTATCGAATTCATTTCTTGCTTTCCAAACAAGCTCAGGGCACACACCAAACGATTGAGGACCAATTGGAGTAACGGATTTGTCTCTTAGATTACCCGATGTGTCAAATCTAACTCCCCAGATTTTGTTCTTGCCCGGTCCTATTATCGGTGATGGATCCGTTTCTCCAAGGATAAATGGTTTCCTCATCACGTGTTCGTAATGTTTTTTAACAACCCTGAACGTTGTCCCGATAACATCGTTGTCCCAGTCTACAAGAACTATCCTGTTCACATTTTCGGGCATGTATTTGTCAAACGCAATAGCCGCATCTTCAGTGCTACCATCGTATGCTGCAATTAATGCGTGCGGTATAGTTCCCATGGATTCAACACCCCAGTAATCCGCATTCGCATCGGTTGATACACCAAACGCACCTGCCTTCAGCGCCGCGTATCCATCCGTTGCTTGTACCCAATAATGGTCAAAACGAGCACTAAAGAAAAGTATGGGCTTACCGTTTGCTGCTTCAACAACTTTTTTGACAGCAGTTGCTGTACTCGTTGCGCGGGCTATAACTCCGAGTAAGACAGTTTCTAAGTAACCAAAGTAGACAGGGTCACCCTCAATAGTCATCAGTGGCTCACCTTCAGGAACAAATTCCCCATCGTAAACTGCTCGGACTTCTATCTCATTCCACTTATCAACCCAAAGGTCGTTCAATTTCAGTCTGATGTCCCATTTTTTTCTTGTAAGTTCAACAATCTCTTCCACATTCCCTTCAACAGACAAGCTTTGCATCGCTTTGTCCAGGCTGAGTATTTCGTTGTAAAGTTCTTTTGCTTTTTCTTCATCCTTGTAATAACCTGTACAATACCTAAGGATAGCCAACGCTTCGTCAACTCCACAAACTATCGCGTTGTCACGTGGAAAGAATTGGTAATACACTCTCGGATGTCTGTTGTCTTTTTTCAAAACCTCAACGTATCTAGTGAAGTATTTATCCGAATAATATCCCATCCTTATTCTATCTATAGGCACCTTAAAAACCTTGGGATGTAATCTTTTAAAATTTTTATTCTCACTCATCGTCTTACCTCCTTTTCAGTGTATTACTTACTTTGTAATCAATGCAGACTCTGCATAACGTGCAACGCGCACGACAATCTATGGTAGTCTCGCCTGAGAAGTATTTCTGGTACTCACTCCAAAGGAAGTTTTTATCAACTCCGCTATCAAGATGGTCCCAAGGAAAATCTTCTAATCCATAAGGTCCCGTATAGCGCGATATATCTATTTCTTGAAAAAGTT contains these protein-coding regions:
- a CDS encoding nicotinate phosphoribosyltransferase; protein product: MSENKNFKRLHPKVFKVPIDRIRMGYYSDKYFTRYVEVLKKDNRHPRVYYQFFPRDNAIVCGVDEALAILRYCTGYYKDEEKAKELYNEILSLDKAMQSLSVEGNVEEIVELTRKKWDIRLKLNDLWVDKWNEIEVRAVYDGEFVPEGEPLMTIEGDPVYFGYLETVLLGVIARATSTATAVKKVVEAANGKPILFFSARFDHYWVQATDGYAALKAGAFGVSTDANADYWGVESMGTIPHALIAAYDGSTEDAAIAFDKYMPENVNRIVLVDWDNDVIGTTFRVVKKHYEHVMRKPFILGETDPSPIIGPGKNKIWGVRFDTSGNLRDKSVTPIGPQSFGVCPELVWKARNEFDRVGLKDLKIVVSGGFDEEKIKLFESLGVPVDVYGVGSKLLKKKIDITADIVEVNGRPCAKVGRYKKDASHLKIVPKRYWEE